TTTTTCCTGGATTTTCAATCAGTAAGGAAAGCTCAGCAAACTCTGAAGTTGTTCCGATTGCGATGCCGCCCAGCGTGCTGATTCGCTCTGCAACTTCATCGATAGCCTCAGCTACAGCGTCGTATTGCTCCTCAAAAAGTTTGTGAAGTTCCATAAAATTATCCCCGGATAAATTCCAGTGAAATTTTCGGAGTTTTATATAAAGCACGTTACCATCGGCGAGTACGTGATTAAGTAAGTCATTGATTTCGTTTAAGTGTTCCTGTGATATTCCTAAGTCTGGTTTCATAAATTATTTTTTAAATGTTCAAATTTCCTTCTACACCGTCACTGTTATCAGTTTTAATTCCCGTAAGCGCGGCTGCGGCGAAGGTTACGAATGATACCAGTTTTCCCGCTTTGGTGTCCCAATAATATGTTTCATCTGGAGTTACACGGATGACCGTAACTTTTGGGTCATCTTTTCCTTCCTCAAACCATGCATTTGCGATTCTGGTCCACTTCTCCTCAATCATTGCGCGGTCTTTGTAAACAAAAGCTTTCCCGAAAACTGAAAGATATTCGTAATCACTGTTATTCATAAAAAGCAGCTGTACGCGGTTATCATCGGCAATTTCAAAATTTTTATTGCTGTCGGAACTGCTCAGAAACCATAAATTTCCTTCTTCGTCAGTTTCGCGCAGACTCATTGGGCGGGTATTGATCGGTAAAGTTTCAAGGTCGGTACAAAACATGCAGGTTCCGGCTTTTTCAGAGAGTTCCTTCAACTTTTTAGCAGCTTCCGCCTGGGTTAAATTTTCGGTAGACATAATTGTATTTTTTTAAGGTTAAATATCTTTTTGCTTTCCTTCAGCGCACCAGCAAATCGCATTGTATAAATCATCTTTATCAAATGATCTGAATTCACCCGGCATCAACACGCTGAAAATTTCTGTAAAATTCTGCACCGCTTTTTTATCAGTCACAATCGCGGCACGGTTCCATTTGGTGATGTTTTGCAGTCCCAATAGTGCATCCTGAAGCCAGGCTCCTGCAGTGAAATTATTCAGGTCGGTATCGAGGAGAAGTAAATAATTGAGTTCATTGAAGGTGTTGACTTTAGTTTTTACATGAGGGATTACAAGGTTTTCAAAATCCTCGCGGGTGATTTCTCCGCTGGCCTTAAACGCGGCAACATTTTCCGGTGTATCAGGAATGATAGTTATCATAAAAGAAAATTTTAGTGTTATAAAGTAATTGATGATTCTCTGTGTGAAAATCTTCCGCACATTTCAAAACAACAATTAAACCATCACCATGGAAATTTTTCGTTTACCGGTGTTAAAAATTTCATAAAATGAAATCTTTAAATAAGGCGCAGTTTTTGATTCTTTAGGTCAAAAATAAACTTAATGGATCTGAAATCTAACGAACCTTTCTGGTTGGTGAAAAATGGCATTCTGGAATCTTATCCTTCTTTGAAAAATGACGAAAATTGTGATGTCCTTGTAATCGGCGGCGGAATTACCGGAAGTTTAATTGCGCACCAAATGATAAAAGACGGTTATAAAACAATTCTGATTGATAAGCGTGAAGTTGCCAACGGAAGTACATCTGCAACCACTTCCATGTTACAGTATGAAATCGATGTACCTTTGTTTGAACTTACCGAAATGATTGGTGAAAATGGTGCGGTAGCAAGTTACAATGCCTGTTCGAAATCAATTGACGATCTGGAGAAAATTTCGGACGAAATAAAATCAACCGCGGGTTTCGAAAGGAAGAAGTCTCTGTATTTTGCCACAAAAAGAAAAGACTTGCCTTGGCTTAAAAAAGAATTCGAAGCCAGAAAATCTGCTGGATTCAAGGTGAAATGGTTGGATGCTGATGAAGTTCAGGAACAGTTCGGTCTCGAAAAAACCTTTGGCGGGATTCTGTCCAATCAGGGAGCAAGTGTTGATGCTTTCATTTTGGCGCACGAACTTCTGGCATTTAATGTTAAAAAAGGCCTGCAGATATTTGATAAAACGGAAATGAAATCAGTAAAATATCACCCTGATTTTAATGAAGTCTTCACCACGGAAGGTTTTAAAATAAAGACGAAAAAAATAATTTACTGCATCGGCTACGAAAGTAAAGATCTCATTAAAGAAGACTTTGTTCAGTTGAAAAGTACTTTTGCTGTGGTTTCCGAGAGGGAAAAATCTCTACCCGGAAAGTTGGATAAAATGCTTTTCTGGAACACCGATGAGCCTTATCTTTATATGAGAACCACGGATGACGGGCGACTTTTAATCGGTGGAGGTGACGAAGACTTTCTAAACCCGCAAAAACGGGACAAAATAATAGGCAATAAAGAAAAAGAAATTCTCAAAAATCTTAAAAAAGTACTGCCCGAATATCAGTTTTACACCGATTTTACCTGGGCCGGAACTTTCGGAGAAACAAAAGACGGACTGCCTTATATCGGAGAACATCAGAAGTTTAAAAACTCTTATTTTGTTTTAGGTTTTGGCGGAAACGGCATCACATTTTCGGTGACGGGAATGGAAATGGCGTCGGCATTTATGAAAAATACATCTCATCCGCTTTCTCAATATTTTAAATTCGGACGCTAATAAAAATTTACATTGTGAAACTTGTAGAATTCACCAGCAAAGGCATTTACTGCATCCCGGGAAAATTTTATCTCGATCCGTGGCGACCTGTGGATCTGGCGGTGATTTCCCACGGGCACGGCGATCATGCTAAGTGGGGAATGAAAAAATATCTGTGTCATCACTTCACCAAACCGATTTTGCAGCACAGAATCGGTCCTGATATCGACGTTCAGTCTCTTGGTTATAACGAAGAAATTACCATCAACGGAGTTAAACTTTCATTTTTTCCGGCTGGTCATATCGTTGGCTCTTGTCAGATCCGGTTAGAATACAAAGGTTATGTTACCGTATTTTCAGGTGATTATAAAGTTCAGGATGACGGACTTTCAACTCCTTTCGAACTGGTGAAATGCAATGAGTTTATTACTGAAAGTACTTTTGGATTACCGATTTACAACTGGCTTTCTCCGGAACAGTATGCGGTTCAGATGCAAAACTGGCACGCCACTAATCATGAACATGGAAAAACTTCAGTTTTCATCGGTTACTCACTCGGTAAAGCACAGCGGATCATGAAAGCACTTGAAGGGAGCGGAAAAATCTACGTTCACAGTTCTATCGCAAAAATTAATGAAGCAATAGAATCAGTAGGAATAGAGCTTCCTGAGTACGAAACAGTTTATTTTAATGATGACTTAAAGAAAGTAAACGGCGAAATTGTAATTGTTCCGCCGGCTTTGCTGGATTCCAATATGATCCGTAAAACTCCGAACCGTGCAACAGGATTGTGTTCAGGCTGGATGCAGGTCCGCGGTTCCAGAAGATGGCGTTCTGCAGATGCTGGTTTCGCTATTTCTGATCATGCCGACTGGCAGGGACTTTTAGATACTGTAAAAGCAACCGGTGCCGAAAAAGTTCACGTAACTCACGGTCAGACTGCGGTTTTTTCAAAATATTTAAATGAACTCGGCATCGAAGCCTATGAAGT
The window above is part of the Kaistella faecalis genome. Proteins encoded here:
- a CDS encoding NAD(P)/FAD-dependent oxidoreductase; translation: MDLKSNEPFWLVKNGILESYPSLKNDENCDVLVIGGGITGSLIAHQMIKDGYKTILIDKREVANGSTSATTSMLQYEIDVPLFELTEMIGENGAVASYNACSKSIDDLEKISDEIKSTAGFERKKSLYFATKRKDLPWLKKEFEARKSAGFKVKWLDADEVQEQFGLEKTFGGILSNQGASVDAFILAHELLAFNVKKGLQIFDKTEMKSVKYHPDFNEVFTTEGFKIKTKKIIYCIGYESKDLIKEDFVQLKSTFAVVSEREKSLPGKLDKMLFWNTDEPYLYMRTTDDGRLLIGGGDEDFLNPQKRDKIIGNKEKEILKNLKKVLPEYQFYTDFTWAGTFGETKDGLPYIGEHQKFKNSYFVLGFGGNGITFSVTGMEMASAFMKNTSHPLSQYFKFGR
- a CDS encoding ligase-associated DNA damage response exonuclease encodes the protein MKLVEFTSKGIYCIPGKFYLDPWRPVDLAVISHGHGDHAKWGMKKYLCHHFTKPILQHRIGPDIDVQSLGYNEEITINGVKLSFFPAGHIVGSCQIRLEYKGYVTVFSGDYKVQDDGLSTPFELVKCNEFITESTFGLPIYNWLSPEQYAVQMQNWHATNHEHGKTSVFIGYSLGKAQRIMKALEGSGKIYVHSSIAKINEAIESVGIELPEYETVYFNDDLKKVNGEIVIVPPALLDSNMIRKTPNRATGLCSGWMQVRGSRRWRSADAGFAISDHADWQGLLDTVKATGAEKVHVTHGQTAVFSKYLNELGIEAYEVKTNYGDEETEEKEIFENKDEKENS
- a CDS encoding pyridoxamine 5'-phosphate oxidase family protein translates to MSTENLTQAEAAKKLKELSEKAGTCMFCTDLETLPINTRPMSLRETDEEGNLWFLSSSDSNKNFEIADDNRVQLLFMNNSDYEYLSVFGKAFVYKDRAMIEEKWTRIANAWFEEGKDDPKVTVIRVTPDETYYWDTKAGKLVSFVTFAAAALTGIKTDNSDGVEGNLNI
- a CDS encoding STAS/SEC14 domain-containing protein; amino-acid sequence: MITIIPDTPENVAAFKASGEITREDFENLVIPHVKTKVNTFNELNYLLLLDTDLNNFTAGAWLQDALLGLQNITKWNRAAIVTDKKAVQNFTEIFSVLMPGEFRSFDKDDLYNAICWCAEGKQKDI
- a CDS encoding Dps family protein, which gives rise to MKPDLGISQEHLNEINDLLNHVLADGNVLYIKLRKFHWNLSGDNFMELHKLFEEQYDAVAEAIDEVAERISTLGGIAIGTTSEFAELSLLIENPGKIPSNQEMIKELVNDHETIVKALRKFVDDTEEKFGDRGTSDFLTALMQAHEKMAWKLRKYFKGS